In a single window of the Balearica regulorum gibbericeps isolate bBalReg1 chromosome 7, bBalReg1.pri, whole genome shotgun sequence genome:
- the EXOSC3 gene encoding exosome complex component RRP40 isoform X1: MRGSRRRVGACAAMAAGRGAEAEACVGQVVLPGDVLLLPAHPDEDAERLRLGAGAAPRGRLLCGPGLRRCTAGLLVTKCGLLRHRQAGGSAAGGAYWVDSQQKRYVPVKGDHVIGIVTAKAGDVFKLDVGGSEQASLSYLAFEGATKRNRPNVQVGDLIYGQFLVANKDMEPEMVCIDSSGRSSGMGIIGQDGFLFKVSLGLIRKLLAPKCEIIQELSQLYPFELVLGMNGRIWVKAKTVQQTLIIVNILEACEYMTAEQRKQALAKLSGN, translated from the exons GCTCCCGGCGGCGGGTGGGCGCCTGCGCGGCGAtggcggcggggcgcggcgcggAGGCCGAGGCCTGCGTGGGCCAAGTAGTGCTGCCCGGGGACgtgctgctcctccctgcccaccccgaCGAGGACGCGGAGCGGCTGCGGTTGGGCGCCGGCgcggccccgcggggccggCTGCTCTGCGGGCCGGGCCTGCGGCGATGCACGGCCGGGCTGCTGGTGACCAAGTGCGGCCTGCTGCGGCACCGCCAGGCGGGTGGCagcgcggcgggcggcgccTACTGGGTGGACTCGCAGCAGAAGCGG TATGTTCCGGTCAAGGGCGACCACGTCATAGGCATAGTGACGGCCAAAGCGGGAGACGTGTTTAAGCTGGACGTCGGTGGGAGCGAGCAAGCGTCTCTGTCCTACTTGGCCTTTGAAGGGGCCACGAAGAGGAACAGGCCAAATGTACAG GTGGGAGATCTTATTTATGGTCAGTTCCTTGTAGCAAATAAAGACATGGAACCAGAGATGGTCTGTATAGACAGCAGTGGAAGATCAAGTGGAATGGGAATAATTGGACAAGATGGTTTCCTCTTCAAAGTTTCCTTGGGTCTAATAAGAAA ACTCTTGGCTCccaaatgtgaaataattcagGAGTTGTCACAATTGTACCCATTTGAGCTGGTGCTGGGAATGAATGGAAGAATATGGGTAAAAGCTAAAACAGTTCAACAGACTTTAATTatagtaaatattttggaagcCTGTGAGTATATGactgcagaacagagaaaacaagcacTGGCCAAATTGTCAGGGAATTGA
- the EXOSC3 gene encoding exosome complex component RRP40 isoform X4 — MRGSRRRVGACAAMAAGRGAEAEACVGQVVLPGDVLLLPAHPDEDAERLRLGAGAAPRGRLLCGPGLRRCTAGLLVTKCGLLRHRQAGGSAAGGAYWVDSQQKRYVPVKGDHVIGIVTAKAGDVFKLDVGGSEQASLSYLAFEGATKRNRPNVQVGDLIYGQFLVANKDMEPEMVCIDSSGRSSGMGIIGQDGFLFKVSLGLIRKNVLPA; from the exons GCTCCCGGCGGCGGGTGGGCGCCTGCGCGGCGAtggcggcggggcgcggcgcggAGGCCGAGGCCTGCGTGGGCCAAGTAGTGCTGCCCGGGGACgtgctgctcctccctgcccaccccgaCGAGGACGCGGAGCGGCTGCGGTTGGGCGCCGGCgcggccccgcggggccggCTGCTCTGCGGGCCGGGCCTGCGGCGATGCACGGCCGGGCTGCTGGTGACCAAGTGCGGCCTGCTGCGGCACCGCCAGGCGGGTGGCagcgcggcgggcggcgccTACTGGGTGGACTCGCAGCAGAAGCGG TATGTTCCGGTCAAGGGCGACCACGTCATAGGCATAGTGACGGCCAAAGCGGGAGACGTGTTTAAGCTGGACGTCGGTGGGAGCGAGCAAGCGTCTCTGTCCTACTTGGCCTTTGAAGGGGCCACGAAGAGGAACAGGCCAAATGTACAG GTGGGAGATCTTATTTATGGTCAGTTCCTTGTAGCAAATAAAGACATGGAACCAGAGATGGTCTGTATAGACAGCAGTGGAAGATCAAGTGGAATGGGAATAATTGGACAAGATGGTTTCCTCTTCAAAGTTTCCTTGGGTCTAATAAGAAA aaatgTCCTTCCTGCCTGA
- the EXOSC3 gene encoding exosome complex component RRP40 isoform X3 produces the protein MRGSRRRVGACAAMAAGRGAEAEACVGQVVLPGDVLLLPAHPDEDAERLRLGAGAAPRGRLLCGPGLRRCTAGLLVTKCGLLRHRQAGGSAAGGAYWVDSQQKRYVPVKGDHVIGIVTAKAGDVFKLDVGGSEQASLSYLAFEGATKRNRPNVQVGDLIYGQFLVANKDMEPEMVCIDSSGRSSGMGIIGQDGFLFKVSLGLIRKQYGKQNR, from the exons GCTCCCGGCGGCGGGTGGGCGCCTGCGCGGCGAtggcggcggggcgcggcgcggAGGCCGAGGCCTGCGTGGGCCAAGTAGTGCTGCCCGGGGACgtgctgctcctccctgcccaccccgaCGAGGACGCGGAGCGGCTGCGGTTGGGCGCCGGCgcggccccgcggggccggCTGCTCTGCGGGCCGGGCCTGCGGCGATGCACGGCCGGGCTGCTGGTGACCAAGTGCGGCCTGCTGCGGCACCGCCAGGCGGGTGGCagcgcggcgggcggcgccTACTGGGTGGACTCGCAGCAGAAGCGG TATGTTCCGGTCAAGGGCGACCACGTCATAGGCATAGTGACGGCCAAAGCGGGAGACGTGTTTAAGCTGGACGTCGGTGGGAGCGAGCAAGCGTCTCTGTCCTACTTGGCCTTTGAAGGGGCCACGAAGAGGAACAGGCCAAATGTACAG GTGGGAGATCTTATTTATGGTCAGTTCCTTGTAGCAAATAAAGACATGGAACCAGAGATGGTCTGTATAGACAGCAGTGGAAGATCAAGTGGAATGGGAATAATTGGACAAGATGGTTTCCTCTTCAAAGTTTCCTTGGGTCTAATAAGAAA GCagtatggaaaacaaaaccGTTGA
- the EXOSC3 gene encoding exosome complex component RRP40 isoform X2, with product MRGSRRRVGACAAMAAGRGAEAEACVGQVVLPGDVLLLPAHPDEDAERLRLGAGAAPRGRLLCGPGLRRCTAGLLVTKCGLLRHRQAGGSAAGGAYWVDSQQKRYVPVKGDHVIGIVTAKAGDVFKLDVGGSEQASLSYLAFEGATKRNRPNVQVGDLIYGQFLVANKDMEPEMVCIDSSGRSSGMGIIGQDGFLFKVSLGLIRNMENKTVDWGKSNVQAGVSDSWLPNVK from the exons GCTCCCGGCGGCGGGTGGGCGCCTGCGCGGCGAtggcggcggggcgcggcgcggAGGCCGAGGCCTGCGTGGGCCAAGTAGTGCTGCCCGGGGACgtgctgctcctccctgcccaccccgaCGAGGACGCGGAGCGGCTGCGGTTGGGCGCCGGCgcggccccgcggggccggCTGCTCTGCGGGCCGGGCCTGCGGCGATGCACGGCCGGGCTGCTGGTGACCAAGTGCGGCCTGCTGCGGCACCGCCAGGCGGGTGGCagcgcggcgggcggcgccTACTGGGTGGACTCGCAGCAGAAGCGG TATGTTCCGGTCAAGGGCGACCACGTCATAGGCATAGTGACGGCCAAAGCGGGAGACGTGTTTAAGCTGGACGTCGGTGGGAGCGAGCAAGCGTCTCTGTCCTACTTGGCCTTTGAAGGGGCCACGAAGAGGAACAGGCCAAATGTACAG GTGGGAGATCTTATTTATGGTCAGTTCCTTGTAGCAAATAAAGACATGGAACCAGAGATGGTCTGTATAGACAGCAGTGGAAGATCAAGTGGAATGGGAATAATTGGACAAGATGGTTTCCTCTTCAAAGTTTCCTTGGGTCTAATAAGAAA tatggaaaacaaaaccGTTGACTGGGGGAAATCAAATGTTCAAGCTGGGGTTTCAG ACTCTTGGCTCccaaatgtgaaataa
- the EXOSC3 gene encoding exosome complex component RRP40 isoform X5, producing the protein MRGSRRRVGACAAMAAGRGAEAEACVGQVVLPGDVLLLPAHPDEDAERLRLGAGAAPRGRLLCGPGLRRCTAGLLVTKCGLLRHRQAGGSAAGGAYWVDSQQKRYVPVKGDHVIGIVTAKAGDVFKLDVGGSEQASLSYLAFEGATKRNRPNVQVGDLIYGQFLVANKDMEPEMVCIDSSGRSSGMGIIGQDGFLFKVSLGLIRK; encoded by the exons GCTCCCGGCGGCGGGTGGGCGCCTGCGCGGCGAtggcggcggggcgcggcgcggAGGCCGAGGCCTGCGTGGGCCAAGTAGTGCTGCCCGGGGACgtgctgctcctccctgcccaccccgaCGAGGACGCGGAGCGGCTGCGGTTGGGCGCCGGCgcggccccgcggggccggCTGCTCTGCGGGCCGGGCCTGCGGCGATGCACGGCCGGGCTGCTGGTGACCAAGTGCGGCCTGCTGCGGCACCGCCAGGCGGGTGGCagcgcggcgggcggcgccTACTGGGTGGACTCGCAGCAGAAGCGG TATGTTCCGGTCAAGGGCGACCACGTCATAGGCATAGTGACGGCCAAAGCGGGAGACGTGTTTAAGCTGGACGTCGGTGGGAGCGAGCAAGCGTCTCTGTCCTACTTGGCCTTTGAAGGGGCCACGAAGAGGAACAGGCCAAATGTACAG GTGGGAGATCTTATTTATGGTCAGTTCCTTGTAGCAAATAAAGACATGGAACCAGAGATGGTCTGTATAGACAGCAGTGGAAGATCAAGTGGAATGGGAATAATTGGACAAGATGGTTTCCTCTTCAAAGTTTCCTTGGGTCTAATAAGAAA ATGA